From Pelosinus fermentans DSM 17108, the proteins below share one genomic window:
- a CDS encoding recombinase family protein, with protein MIAALYIRVSTADQAEKGYSLETQLSENRQKASELGATTFVEFIDDGYSGEYIDRPALTQLRDGLERREFDIVVIYDPDRLARNLAHQLIITDEIEKSGAKLLFVSVTFEASPEGKLFYSMRGAISAYEKEKIKERTTRGKKGKARQGKLVNNGRCFGYDYDKANSMYIINEDQAAIIRQIFDLCINSKMGTALISKELNNEGIPAPRGNRWIVSSIHRILTNTAYRGVIYSMKHKSTKTGFNTRTIEIRPESEWIPIQVPPIVDELTWHSAQKQLQLNKDLAKRNLKNDYLLNGLVCCARCGRKMTIKHSGNSNNPVSYYACLTQVSTSYLYLENDKCTARRIPAVILDELVWDKLHELAKNPELIDQYAQNIGNPIATVKIKNNLVRLKENEKKISIQKETIMRWFRHEIINSSDAEKQLDEINRQLIDIEITKKCLNDELNLLTPQTSPTDIAMNLKKYFKDTQYYSEEERKIAMRAVLDKVDVERIDITYAKNSKPEFTIDLKFL; from the coding sequence ATGATTGCAGCACTTTATATTCGTGTGTCTACAGCCGATCAAGCAGAAAAGGGATACTCTCTTGAGACTCAGTTGTCGGAAAACCGTCAGAAAGCAAGTGAATTGGGGGCAACAACTTTCGTAGAGTTTATTGACGATGGTTATAGCGGGGAATATATTGATCGCCCTGCCCTCACCCAACTACGTGATGGATTAGAAAGAAGAGAATTTGATATAGTTGTTATATACGATCCTGATCGTTTGGCCAGAAACCTAGCTCACCAACTTATTATTACGGATGAAATAGAAAAATCCGGAGCAAAGCTGCTGTTTGTCTCCGTTACCTTCGAAGCATCCCCTGAAGGAAAATTATTTTACTCCATGCGAGGCGCCATATCCGCTTATGAAAAAGAGAAAATCAAAGAACGTACAACCCGCGGTAAAAAGGGAAAGGCTCGTCAAGGTAAGCTTGTAAACAATGGGCGCTGTTTTGGATATGACTATGATAAAGCTAACAGTATGTATATTATAAATGAGGATCAAGCTGCTATTATACGCCAAATATTTGATTTGTGTATCAACAGTAAAATGGGTACCGCCTTGATCAGCAAAGAGTTGAACAATGAAGGTATCCCCGCTCCCCGTGGTAATCGTTGGATTGTCTCCAGCATACACCGCATACTTACGAATACAGCCTATAGAGGCGTTATTTATAGTATGAAGCACAAATCTACCAAGACAGGTTTTAACACTCGTACAATTGAAATTCGACCGGAATCTGAATGGATCCCTATTCAAGTACCTCCTATTGTCGATGAACTCACCTGGCACTCTGCACAAAAACAGTTACAATTGAATAAGGATTTAGCAAAAAGGAATTTAAAAAATGATTATCTTTTAAATGGTCTAGTCTGCTGTGCACGCTGCGGCAGAAAAATGACTATCAAACATTCGGGGAATAGCAATAATCCAGTCAGCTATTATGCTTGTTTAACACAAGTTAGCACATCCTATTTGTACTTAGAAAATGATAAATGTACAGCTAGACGTATCCCTGCGGTTATACTAGATGAATTGGTATGGGATAAGTTACATGAGTTGGCGAAAAACCCCGAATTAATCGATCAATATGCACAAAATATTGGAAATCCTATTGCAACAGTAAAGATTAAAAATAATTTAGTAAGATTAAAGGAGAATGAAAAAAAAATAAGCATCCAAAAGGAAACCATTATGCGATGGTTTCGTCATGAAATTATTAATAGCAGTGATGCCGAAAAACAGTTAGATGAGATCAACAGGCAACTTATTGACATTGAAATTACAAAAAAATGCTTGAATGATGAATTGAATCTTCTTACACCTCAAACTAGCCCCACAGACATTGCAATGAATCTAAAAAAATACTTTAAAGATACTCAGTATTACTCTGAGGAAGAGCGAAAGATTGCTATGCGTGCTGTACTCGATAAAGTAGATGTTGAACGAATTGACATTACCTACGCCAAGAATAGTAAGCCTGAATTTACGATTGATTTGAAGTTTTTATAA
- a CDS encoding PAS domain-containing sensor histidine kinase: MFRINTLKKKLVIGVFIAFICPYMISSVSIVEFIKDDVKNNFIKLSDQQIDNVDSTISNDIINPAYYAIDVLCREDSTKRLMETIDNHVIVSPTELDISHYQSLVSYYKTQQYMDAIGIASENGGYFIYPGASDDFSQYDPRRREWYQAAINKHRQPNLNGPYHRLSGLLILSVSQAVLDHEGNIIGVMFLGWDLQNFQHQIEQYKLGKTGFMMVLDQNNKFIVSPKNHSWLSKQPIDLGLFDLEQLESKTDGMHEVMLNGTKKYIRIKITDTGWKIISVIDADELSEQIFNVIKKIIGIFVITLLIVVLAIGMLAKSFTTSIESLSEVATSITQGNRIVHFNIKRNDEIGTLANSIKQMVKELFKQEREFKTLIENTQDGISRIDKNLRYVYVNPAMQNLFGVPVKSFMGKTMNDILPDQNWIQAITVSEQQVFNTGLEVIVLQEYRRFNGDTSYIHVHVIPEFDQSNQVETILCVFRDVTQLKDMEKAVARANSLNLVGEMAAGIAHEVRNPMAAVRGYLQFLSLKDVGVKYSEQFKTMIEEIDNANAIIKEFLALAKDCTIDLNRIDLNSIIEAVFPLLLADARMIDKDIVTNLQPLPMLLLDEKQIRQLLFNLVRNGQDAMMMKSHGVVTISTSVRNQEVVLAIKDEGAGISQHVIDKIGIPFITTKDTGTGLGLAICYSIAQRHNARIEFVTSTHGTIFYVSFTIV; this comes from the coding sequence ATGTTTCGAATTAATACATTAAAGAAGAAGCTTGTTATTGGAGTATTCATCGCTTTTATTTGTCCTTATATGATCAGTAGTGTAAGCATTGTTGAATTTATTAAAGATGATGTAAAAAATAATTTTATTAAATTGTCTGATCAACAGATTGATAATGTTGATTCAACAATTTCTAACGACATAATCAATCCCGCTTACTATGCAATCGATGTTTTATGCCGTGAAGATAGCACGAAACGATTGATGGAAACAATTGATAATCATGTGATTGTATCGCCAACGGAACTTGATATAAGCCACTATCAATCTCTCGTATCTTACTATAAAACCCAACAATATATGGATGCTATTGGTATTGCCAGTGAAAATGGAGGATATTTTATTTATCCTGGTGCGAGTGATGATTTTTCACAATATGATCCGCGAAGAAGGGAGTGGTATCAAGCAGCAATTAATAAACATAGGCAACCAAATCTCAATGGGCCTTATCATCGCCTATCAGGGCTTTTGATATTATCTGTATCGCAAGCGGTGCTTGATCATGAAGGCAACATCATTGGTGTTATGTTTTTGGGGTGGGATTTACAGAATTTTCAACATCAAATTGAGCAATATAAATTGGGCAAAACAGGCTTCATGATGGTGCTAGACCAAAATAATAAATTTATCGTTAGTCCTAAAAATCACAGTTGGTTGTCGAAACAACCAATTGATTTAGGGTTATTTGATTTAGAGCAACTAGAAAGTAAAACCGATGGAATGCATGAGGTTATGCTAAATGGTACAAAGAAATATATTCGTATAAAAATTACCGATACTGGCTGGAAAATTATATCGGTGATTGATGCTGACGAATTGTCAGAGCAAATCTTTAATGTTATCAAAAAAATTATTGGTATTTTTGTCATCACCTTACTTATTGTTGTACTGGCCATCGGCATGTTGGCAAAATCATTTACTACTTCTATTGAATCACTTTCTGAAGTTGCGACATCAATTACGCAAGGAAACCGGATAGTGCATTTTAATATTAAACGAAATGATGAAATTGGAACACTTGCCAATAGTATCAAGCAGATGGTAAAAGAGTTGTTTAAACAGGAGAGAGAATTTAAAACTTTAATTGAAAATACACAAGATGGTATTAGCCGTATTGATAAAAATTTACGATATGTTTATGTAAATCCTGCCATGCAGAATTTATTTGGTGTGCCTGTCAAATCTTTTATGGGGAAAACGATGAATGATATATTGCCCGACCAAAATTGGATACAGGCAATAACGGTAAGTGAACAGCAGGTTTTTAATACAGGGTTAGAGGTAATCGTTCTTCAAGAGTATCGCCGATTCAATGGAGACACTAGTTACATCCATGTTCATGTCATTCCAGAGTTTGATCAAAGTAATCAAGTTGAAACTATTTTATGCGTGTTTCGTGATGTTACCCAGCTAAAAGACATGGAAAAAGCAGTTGCCCGAGCTAATAGCTTAAACCTGGTAGGAGAGATGGCAGCTGGAATTGCCCATGAAGTGCGTAATCCAATGGCTGCCGTTCGTGGATATCTCCAATTTCTTTCATTAAAAGATGTTGGAGTGAAATATAGTGAACAATTTAAGACGATGATAGAAGAGATTGATAATGCGAATGCAATTATTAAAGAATTTTTGGCACTTGCAAAAGACTGTACAATCGATTTAAATAGAATTGATCTCAATTCCATTATCGAAGCGGTTTTCCCTCTATTGTTAGCAGATGCTAGGATGATAGATAAAGACATTGTTACCAATCTACAGCCTTTACCAATGTTATTATTAGATGAAAAACAGATTCGTCAGCTTCTGTTTAATTTAGTCCGTAATGGGCAAGACGCGATGATGATGAAATCCCACGGCGTCGTAACTATTAGCACCTCGGTACGTAATCAGGAAGTAGTTTTAGCCATCAAAGATGAAGGAGCCGGCATTAGTCAACATGTTATCGATAAGATTGGAATTCCTTTTATCACCACAAAAGATACTGGGACAGGACTTGGTCTTGCAATATGCTATAGTATTGCCCAACGTCATAATGCACGCATCGAGTTTGTCACTAGCACGCATGGAACGATTTTTTATGTTTCATTTACAATTGTGTAA
- a CDS encoding GNAT family N-acetyltransferase produces MNYHICSLNQTHFTQIMDLQKIVAEHLTRPDLLNLKNDELIYARLKIPNSVIGAYDGGNLIGYHVMNMVDLTKELINIDVSWLPGTVTRITKLGPTAVHPAHRGKQLIAAMGLVQFDIIRQSDYYHAIATVSPYNYPSLKFLFSQGYQLIHIIVAYAGMLRFVLFRNFREDIQEEQYTLRVSHENIDTQQLLLAKHFHGYGICKTDKGHDIIYGYTE; encoded by the coding sequence ATGAACTACCATATTTGTTCTTTGAACCAAACTCATTTCACGCAGATTATGGATTTACAAAAAATTGTTGCCGAGCATTTAACTAGACCTGACTTACTTAATCTTAAGAATGATGAATTGATTTACGCAAGGCTAAAAATCCCAAACAGCGTCATAGGGGCATACGATGGAGGAAATTTAATTGGCTATCACGTTATGAACATGGTTGATTTAACAAAAGAATTGATCAATATTGATGTAAGCTGGCTACCTGGCACAGTTACGAGAATCACTAAATTAGGACCGACTGCAGTACATCCAGCGCATCGCGGCAAGCAATTAATTGCCGCGATGGGATTGGTTCAGTTTGATATTATTCGGCAAAGTGATTATTATCATGCAATTGCCACTGTTTCACCCTATAACTACCCTAGTCTTAAGTTCTTGTTTTCCCAAGGGTATCAATTGATTCATATTATCGTAGCCTATGCTGGAATGCTTCGCTTCGTCCTTTTTCGTAACTTTCGGGAAGATATACAAGAAGAGCAATATACATTGAGAGTATCACATGAGAATATTGATACGCAGCAATTGCTCCTTGCAAAGCACTTTCATGGATACGGAATTTGCAAGACTGACAAGGGACATGATATTATCTATGGTTACACAGAGTAA
- the tnpA gene encoding IS66 family insertion sequence element accessory protein TnpA — translation MDTQKIKQTYRLNQWTDIVRQCRSSGQTVAAFCKEQNLKPQSYYYWLKLVREAACKALPVISNDTNMIVPLTFREPPTCSSKSVVTSKITLHYGDFSLDLEENTSPLFIENTIRTLMSLQEKQSC, via the coding sequence TTGGATACTCAAAAAATCAAGCAGACTTACCGATTAAATCAATGGACTGACATTGTCCGGCAATGCCGTAGTAGTGGGCAAACTGTTGCTGCTTTTTGTAAAGAACAGAATTTGAAGCCCCAAAGTTATTACTATTGGTTAAAACTTGTTCGTGAAGCTGCCTGCAAAGCACTTCCTGTCATTAGCAACGATACAAACATGATTGTTCCTCTTACGTTTAGAGAACCACCGACTTGCTCAAGTAAGTCGGTGGTAACTTCAAAAATCACACTGCATTATGGAGATTTCTCCTTAGATTTGGAGGAAAATACTTCACCTCTTTTTATTGAAAATACAATTCGCACTTTGATGAGCCTTCAAGAAAAACAATCATGCTAG
- the tnpB gene encoding IS66 family insertion sequence element accessory protein TnpB (TnpB, as the term is used for proteins encoded by IS66 family insertion elements, is considered an accessory protein, since TnpC, encoded by a neighboring gene, is a DDE family transposase.), with protein MLGDISKAEQIYIATGYTDMRKSIDGLCAIVQQNFQMNPFQKNLFLFSGRKHDRLKILYWEGDGFLLLYKRLEGGKFQWPKDAQAARSISIQEFRWLLEGLSIDQPKAVKKVTIAKVI; from the coding sequence ATGCTAGGAGATATCTCAAAAGCTGAACAGATCTATATTGCCACTGGCTATACGGACATGCGCAAATCGATTGATGGTCTCTGCGCTATTGTGCAACAAAATTTTCAAATGAATCCATTTCAGAAAAACCTTTTTCTTTTCAGCGGCAGAAAACATGATCGTTTAAAAATTCTATACTGGGAAGGCGATGGATTTTTACTTTTATATAAAAGGCTAGAAGGCGGAAAATTTCAATGGCCCAAAGATGCGCAAGCAGCTCGCTCAATCTCAATACAAGAATTCCGCTGGCTCTTAGAAGGCCTCTCTATTGATCAACCCAAAGCTGTAAAGAAAGTAACCATAGCTAAAGTTATATAA
- the tnpC gene encoding IS66 family transposase: protein MSITIPESPLENRIAQLELENKRLHDTVAYLTRQLFGRSSEKTTALFDGQLSLFDEAEIEAKKKAPEPDLKDVESYRRKTFKGQREKLLENLPHTKRLCTLVAEDRFCEICETPLVSVGEEFVRTEIEFIPAKVIVIDYYRETFECRKCRKDGREYMEKSPMPSPVLQHSMASPSTIAWVMHQKFVNALPLYRQEKEWLSMGVALSRATMANWIMVASRDWLMPILNRMHQEMIQQTHLHADETTVQVMNEKDRKNTTVSYMWVYSTGQYCKTPIRIFDYQPGRHGKYPQKFLTGFKGYLHTDAYSGYNKVPGITRCFCWTHLRRNFVDALPSDIQSPESTIPQQGILYINKLFELEKGLESFNSEERKAQRLKQEIPVLDAFWLWIDSIKGQILPKSKLGSAVNYALNQKDGLMNYLKDGNCSISNNLAENSIRPFTIGRKNWLFSGSPKGAAASAAVYSIIETAKANGLDPYKYLHFILNNLPGAQFHRYPELLEDYLPWNPEVQQICK, encoded by the coding sequence ATGAGCATAACGATACCAGAATCACCATTAGAAAATCGCATAGCTCAATTAGAATTAGAGAACAAACGTCTGCATGATACGGTTGCCTATTTGACACGCCAACTCTTCGGCAGAAGCTCTGAAAAAACAACGGCTTTATTTGATGGACAACTCTCTCTTTTTGATGAAGCAGAAATAGAGGCTAAGAAAAAAGCTCCTGAACCTGATCTAAAGGATGTCGAGAGTTACCGTCGTAAAACATTCAAAGGTCAGCGTGAAAAACTATTAGAAAATCTTCCCCATACCAAACGCCTTTGTACACTAGTAGCCGAAGACCGTTTCTGCGAAATATGTGAGACACCATTGGTATCTGTTGGTGAAGAATTTGTACGTACTGAAATTGAATTCATTCCAGCAAAAGTTATTGTCATCGATTATTACCGTGAAACCTTTGAATGTAGAAAATGTCGTAAAGATGGCCGCGAATACATGGAAAAATCCCCGATGCCATCTCCTGTATTACAGCATTCCATGGCATCACCATCCACAATTGCTTGGGTTATGCATCAAAAGTTCGTCAATGCACTCCCACTTTATCGACAGGAAAAAGAATGGCTCTCGATGGGGGTCGCGCTCAGTCGTGCAACAATGGCAAACTGGATCATGGTTGCCTCGAGGGATTGGCTAATGCCAATCCTGAATCGGATGCATCAAGAAATGATTCAACAAACTCATTTGCATGCAGATGAAACTACCGTTCAAGTCATGAACGAAAAAGACCGGAAGAATACCACAGTTTCCTACATGTGGGTATATTCTACCGGCCAATATTGCAAGACGCCAATACGGATATTCGACTATCAACCAGGAAGACATGGGAAATATCCACAGAAATTCCTGACAGGATTCAAAGGGTATCTCCATACGGATGCTTATTCTGGTTACAATAAAGTACCAGGTATTACACGATGTTTTTGCTGGACGCACCTACGTAGGAATTTTGTAGATGCTCTTCCTAGTGATATCCAAAGTCCGGAATCAACGATTCCACAGCAAGGCATTTTATATATCAATAAACTTTTTGAATTGGAAAAGGGACTTGAATCCTTTAACTCCGAAGAACGAAAAGCACAGCGTCTGAAGCAGGAAATACCTGTTTTAGACGCCTTTTGGTTATGGATTGATTCTATCAAAGGTCAGATTCTGCCTAAATCAAAGTTAGGATCTGCAGTGAATTATGCCTTAAACCAAAAGGATGGGTTGATGAATTACCTTAAAGATGGTAACTGCTCTATTTCTAACAATTTGGCTGAAAACAGTATTCGTCCCTTTACCATAGGACGCAAAAATTGGCTATTCAGTGGCAGCCCCAAAGGCGCAGCCGCTAGTGCTGCTGTTTACAGCATCATTGAAACTGCAAAAGCCAATGGATTAGATCCTTATAAATATTTGCACTTCATTTTAAATAATCTTCCTGGAGCACAGTTCCATCGGTATCCTGAACTTCTAGAAGATTATTTACCGTGGAATCCAGAAGTTCAACAAATTTGTAAATAA
- a CDS encoding CBO0543 family protein, translating to MRFLVSWTCWLIFADKARWREIAPVSIFASLLGVISDHFTNFHITYWEYYGNHPKIIMVLLDDFEIYAVVTYLYIQWLPKRQRLLDLFTYIFPWTLFAVLIEYIHINTGHMAHHHGWTFWYSYVADWILFLLFYMYHKIFHFEKLSR from the coding sequence ATGCGTTTTCTTGTCTCTTGGACTTGTTGGCTAATCTTTGCTGATAAAGCACGTTGGAGAGAAATAGCGCCCGTAAGTATTTTTGCTTCATTATTAGGGGTAATAAGTGATCACTTTACAAATTTTCATATAACATATTGGGAGTATTACGGAAATCACCCTAAGATTATTATGGTACTCTTAGACGATTTTGAAATATACGCTGTTGTTACTTATCTCTATATCCAATGGCTTCCAAAAAGGCAGCGACTTTTAGATCTATTTACTTACATTTTCCCATGGACGTTATTCGCAGTGCTTATTGAATACATTCATATCAATACAGGACACATGGCTCATCACCATGGATGGACTTTTTGGTACTCTTATGTAGCTGACTGGATATTATTTTTACTATTTTATATGTATCATAAGATCTTTCATTTCGAAAAGCTGTCAAGATGA
- a CDS encoding NUDIX hydrolase N-terminal domain-containing protein yields the protein MKPKWLNWAKQLQSLAQAGLTYSKDKYDIERFQQIRNLSVEILSEYTGISNEKIEDLFCNEIGYQTPKIDIRGAIFKENKILLVKESVDGCWSMPGGWAEFNLSIKENIIKEAREEAGLNVVPKRLIAVLDRNKHNEPVSAYGIYKIFVLCELIDGAFEKNIETEESGFFSLADLPPLSVERNTKKQIEMCFNSKSNDKFFTIFD from the coding sequence ATGAAACCAAAGTGGCTTAATTGGGCTAAGCAATTGCAATCACTTGCACAAGCAGGATTGACATATTCAAAGGATAAGTATGATATCGAAAGATTTCAACAGATTAGAAATTTATCAGTAGAGATATTGAGTGAATATACTGGGATCAGCAATGAAAAAATAGAGGACTTATTCTGCAATGAAATAGGATATCAAACACCTAAAATCGACATAAGAGGGGCTATTTTTAAAGAAAATAAGATATTGTTAGTTAAAGAAAGTGTTGATGGCTGTTGGTCGATGCCTGGTGGTTGGGCAGAATTTAATTTATCAATTAAAGAAAATATAATAAAGGAAGCAAGAGAAGAAGCAGGATTAAATGTGGTTCCCAAGAGATTAATAGCGGTATTAGACAGAAATAAACATAATGAACCTGTATCTGCTTATGGAATATATAAGATATTCGTACTTTGTGAGTTGATAGATGGTGCTTTTGAAAAAAATATAGAAACTGAAGAAAGTGGTTTCTTTTCTTTAGCAGACTTACCTCCATTATCTGTAGAGAGAAACACAAAAAAACAAATCGAGATGTGCTTTAACTCTAAATCAAATGATAAATTTTTTACAATATTTGATTAG
- a CDS encoding ATPase AAA, translating to MEDHKEELILILAGYQKEMEFFLQTNPGLRSRFPIHIDFPDYNQQELLHIAEQLCAKRQYTLPADTKTLLLKLLLQHSSNNDNFGNARTVRNMIERAIRHQAVRLMSKTSITRQELILIEPVDLKEVKE from the coding sequence ATGGAAGATCATAAAGAGGAACTAATCTTAATTTTAGCTGGTTATCAAAAAGAAATGGAATTTTTCTTACAGACCAATCCTGGTTTACGGTCTCGATTTCCAATACATATCGATTTTCCAGACTATAACCAACAAGAGCTTTTACATATAGCAGAGCAACTATGTGCTAAGCGGCAGTATACCTTACCGGCAGATACTAAAACATTATTATTAAAATTATTACTACAACACAGTAGTAATAACGACAATTTTGGTAATGCTCGGACTGTTCGTAATATGATTGAAAGAGCAATTCGTCATCAAGCTGTTAGATTAATGTCAAAAACGAGTATTACCAGGCAAGAACTAATACTAATTGAACCTGTTGATTTAAAGGAGGTAAAGGAGTGA
- a CDS encoding GTPase domain-containing protein, whose protein sequence is MRELTVVGRPNSGKTMFTLNFASYIGIKTVDVTFRTYDDLITCRHFSIEDAKKELCSSTMHKTKSLQSLILKITLGKTTVNFKLTDTCGIGEKIHQEEKIRRGMAQTIGLMRCADFIFHVIDLSYITKEYINNPSTIDREIYNYGLFRNSYAILANKVDIPFAKENLTQLSSIFPKATIIPISALLSEGLKEVKTCVARNV, encoded by the coding sequence GTGAGGGAGCTTACTGTAGTTGGCAGGCCAAATTCGGGTAAAACGATGTTTACTCTTAATTTTGCCTCTTATATTGGAATAAAAACAGTAGATGTGACCTTCCGTACATACGATGATTTAATCACATGCCGACATTTTTCTATTGAAGATGCGAAGAAAGAGCTTTGTAGTAGTACAATGCATAAGACAAAATCCTTACAATCATTAATTCTTAAAATTACTCTTGGAAAAACAACAGTAAATTTCAAACTTACAGATACTTGTGGGATTGGAGAAAAAATACATCAAGAAGAAAAAATTCGTCGTGGCATGGCCCAGACAATTGGTTTAATGCGCTGTGCAGATTTTATTTTTCATGTTATTGATTTATCCTATATTACTAAAGAATATATAAATAATCCTAGCACTATCGATCGCGAGATATATAACTATGGTTTATTTCGCAATTCATATGCAATCTTGGCAAACAAGGTAGATATACCTTTTGCTAAAGAGAACCTTACTCAACTATCTTCGATATTTCCAAAAGCTACGATTATTCCGATATCCGCATTGTTGAGCGAAGGTTTAAAAGAGGTGAAGACCTGTGTTGCACGCAATGTGTGA
- a CDS encoding tetratricopeptide repeat protein, translating into MLTNKLLNIRLNVKPLILCVCCALLVNIILPRIIIGFVGVVGTVGILTITTIVFAVSIAQYNEKIKLYSEENKGESETKDITKDTEPSEYGLLWKKPEIIIAAAVPIPIIASSSVRSVTNKTDIESESKEKSVMLKEDDANNVMALETEVLSVDLAVTVDQLDPISTEKQIDKSEEEVYELKDENRNEENSEMVQVEDELQVPINVFDSSSKDLDGLIDSAFIYKEQRNFIQALKVFRQALMLYPDSEAAPFLVMEIGTILKNSGQYNEAIHVFCEGRKLPGVQKNTMFDLEFIKTIAYLRIIKNILIQNRLGDISFKNIPGTVLKEIDSEFREWRNST; encoded by the coding sequence GTGTTAACGAATAAGCTATTAAATATTCGACTAAATGTAAAACCTCTTATTTTATGTGTGTGTTGTGCGCTTTTAGTCAATATTATTCTGCCACGTATTATTATTGGATTTGTTGGTGTAGTAGGAACTGTGGGCATATTAACGATCACTACAATTGTCTTTGCAGTTAGCATTGCACAGTATAATGAAAAAATTAAATTGTATTCTGAAGAAAATAAAGGAGAGTCTGAAACAAAAGATATAACAAAGGATACTGAACCTTCAGAATATGGATTGTTATGGAAAAAGCCAGAAATCATAATAGCTGCAGCTGTACCAATACCTATTATAGCTAGCTCTTCGGTAAGAAGTGTGACAAATAAGACTGATATTGAATCTGAGTCAAAAGAAAAGTCTGTGATGCTAAAGGAAGATGATGCTAATAATGTAATGGCATTGGAAACTGAAGTGTTATCTGTTGATCTAGCAGTTACAGTAGATCAGCTAGATCCTATTTCCACAGAGAAACAAATTGACAAGAGTGAAGAAGAGGTCTATGAGCTGAAAGATGAAAATCGGAATGAGGAGAATAGTGAGATGGTACAAGTTGAAGATGAATTACAGGTACCCATTAATGTGTTTGACTCTTCTTCAAAGGATTTAGATGGTTTAATTGATTCTGCGTTTATATATAAAGAACAGCGCAATTTTATCCAAGCCCTTAAGGTTTTTCGCCAAGCTTTGATGTTATATCCTGATAGTGAAGCAGCACCATTTTTAGTAATGGAAATTGGCACTATATTAAAAAATAGTGGTCAATATAATGAAGCAATTCACGTTTTTTGTGAGGGCAGAAAGCTTCCAGGAGTACAAAAAAATACTATGTTTGATTTGGAATTCATTAAAACAATTGCCTATTTACGTATAATAAAGAATATTTTAATCCAGAATCGCTTAGGGGATATCTCTTTTAAAAATATTCCGGGGACTGTATTAAAAGAAATTGATTCTGAATTTCGCGAGTGGCGAAATTCTACGTGA